DNA sequence from the Halorussus sp. MSC15.2 genome:
TTCCACGACCGGGACGACGACTCGGTGTTCACCGCCGACGCGGCGGGCATCTGGGTCCCCGCCACCGAGGAGATTCGCGAGACCTCGCCGCCCTCGAACTTCGACCTCGAACAGTGCATCGCTGACCTCGAAACTATCCGGGACCTCGACCCTGAGACGCTGCTCTACCCGCACTTCGGCCCGCGCGAGTACGATGGCGGCGTCACGGACGAGTACGCCGAGGTCCTCCGCGAGTGGGTCGAGACTGTCGAGGCGAAGTACGAGGAACTGGGCGACCCCGAAGCGGTCGAGGACTACTTCGCCGAACACGCGGAGATGACCGACGTGTGGGGCGAGCGCAAGGCCAGCGAGGAGGCGCGACTCAACACCCGCGGCGTCGTGGGGTATCTGGATAGTCGCGAGTAGTAGTCGGGCGTGACGCTACCGACGAGTTCTGTCTACTCCTCGCCGTCTGCCACGTCGATGCTCGACAATTCGAACGAGTCGGTGAAGTCCGCGACGTAAATCTCGCCCACCGGAATTTTGTCGTAGTTCCTCCAGATTTGTCCGGCGATAGCCGCGGCGGCGGTTGGCGAGTCGGCGTCGACGAACCCGTACTCCTTCGTCACGTCACCCGCGGAGCTCTCACACTTCGCGGCGACCAGATACTGGTGCTCCTCCGGTTCGGTTTCGAGTTCGATTGGAGCGTCCATGTCTCCTCCTAGCCGACGGCGATAGAAGACCGTTCCGTCGGTCGAAAGCGGCCAGCGAGCGGCCGAACGCGGCGTCTCGGCCGGGACAGCCATCAGCGGTTTACGTCCCCATGTCGTCCGACTTGCTGATTCTGATGGGAGTGCAACTCACCGAACCAATCCGAATCGGTATCGTCGGGGCGGGCAACCGCGGCCGGAACCACGCGGCGCGCTACGACTCGATTCCGGGCGCGGAAGTCGTCGCCGTCGCCGACGTGGACGAAGCGAAGGCGCGGGCGCTCGCCGAGCAGTGCGGTGCCGAAAGCTACCCCGACCACGAGTCGATGCTCGATGCGGCCGACCTCGACGCCGCGAACGTCTGTGTTCACACCACGCTCCACGCGGACATCGCGGTGGACGCTCTCGAAGCGGGCGCGCACGTCTTCTGCGAGAAGCCGATGGCGGGAAGCTACGCCGACGCTCACCGGATGAGCGAGGCGGCCGACCGGACCGGACAGCGTCTCGCGGTCCAGAACCAGTTACTCTACACCGCCGAGACGCGGGCCGCGAAGGCGTTGGCCGACGCGGGCGAACTCGGTCGAATCTACCACGGCATCGCGGCCCGGTCGCCGGGGTTCGCGTTCGGCGGCGACGGCGACCCCGAGGAAGTCCCGCTGGGCGCGCGCCGCCGCGGGACGCCCTACGTCGACGGGTACGGCTCCCCGCCCTTCGTCCGGGAAGAGACGGCGGGCGGCGGCGTCGTCCTCGACCTCGGGAGCTACACCGTCGGCCAACTCCTCTACCTGATGGGGTCGCCCGACGGGGACCCGCCCGCCGTCGAGCGCGTACGCGGCGAGACGTTCCAGACCGTGCCCGAGCGATTCGACGCCGAGGGCGGAACTGGGGAGTCGTCCGAGTACGCCCGGCGCATCGAGGAGAGCGGCTACGACGTGGAAGACGTGAGCGCGGCGTTCGTCACCTTCGAGGACGGGTCGGTCCTCTCGGTCCGGGCCAGTTGGTCGCGTTACATGGAGGACGAATCGAGCGCCGTGGTCGGCACCGAGGGCGGCGTTCGCCTCGACTCCTTCGAGTACTTCTCGACGGTCGCCGACGTGGAGATGCGCGCCAGCGCCGACCTCGAAGAGTACCTGTTTCGCAAGCAGTTCCTCGACGGCGAGCGCGGCCGAGCGGCCTACGAGTCGGGTATCTGGGCCGACCCGCTCTACCACTGGGTCGAGTCGCTCCGCGGCCGGGCCGACCCCCTGCCGACCGACGACCTCGCGCTGGAGTCGATGGTCGTCACCGACGGCATCTATCGCTCGGCGGAACTGGGCCGGGAGGTCACCCGCGAGGAGGTCGTCGAGGGCGCTGACGGGAACAGTGGGGCCGAGTAAACGCGATTGAACCCCCCGGAAGTTCGGGAGTACCTTAATGTCGCGCGCTTCTGACTGAATGGTATGGAGTGGCGTGACGCCGAACGGGAGTACGACGACGAAGTAGTCGGCCAGTCCACGATGGCGCGACTGTTCGAGGAGAGCGCGGCCCGGCACGAGAACCGCCCGGCCCAGCAGTACAAGGGGGCCGTCTACGACCGGTCGCTCGCCGGTACCGCCTTCCCCGCGGCGGCCGCCGGGGAGTTCCGGTCGCTCTCGTACGCCGAGATGCGCGACGTGGTCCGGTCGCTCGCGGCCGGGTTCCGCGACTTGGGCGTCAAAGCCGACGACCGCGTGGGCATCTTCGCCGACACCCGGATGGAGTGGGCGCAGGCCGACTTCGGCCTGCTCGCGGCGGGCGCGGTTGTAACGACCGTCTACCGCGGGTCTTCGCCCAATCAGGTCCAGTACCTGCTCGGCGACCCCGACGCCGACGGCGTCGTCGTGGAGAACGCCGAACTGCTCGACCGCGTGGTCTCGGTGCAGGACTCGCTCGACCTCGAATTCGCGGTCGTGATGGACGAACTGGGCGACCGCGGGGCGTCGGTGGCCGACGAGGCGGCCTTCGAGGTACTGACGCTCGGCGACCTGTACGAGCGCGGGAGCGAGGCCTTCGACCGCGAGAGCTACGAGTCGTGGGTGGACGCCCGCGACCCCGAGGACCTCGCCACGCTCATCTACACCTCCGGAACGACGGGCAAGCCGAAGGGCGTGAAACTGACCCACCGCAACTTCCGGTCGAACGTCAACCAGTGCTACAAGCGGTTCGGTCCCCGGCCGGACAAGACCGACGTCCCCGCCATCGACGAGAACGCCCGGACCGTCTCGTTCCTCCCGCTGGCGCACGTCCTCGAACGACTCGCGGGCCACTTCCTGATGTTCGCCGCCGGTGCGACCGTGGCCTACGCCGAGAGTCCCGAGACCATACAGGAGGACTTTCAGGCGGTCGAACCCACGACCGGAACCAGCGTCCCGCGGGTGTACGAGCGCATGTACGACGCCGTCCGTGCGAAGGCCGAGTCCTCGGCGGTCGGCGAGCGCCTGTTCGAGTGGGCCTCCGAGGTGGGCCGGGAGTACTTCGAGACCGAGAACCCGGGAGCGGTCCTCCGGGCCAAGCGCGCCGTCGCCGACGCCCTCGTCTTCCGGAAGGTCCGGAACGCGCTCGGGGGCAACATCGACTTCCTCATCAGCGGCGGCGGGAGTCTCTCGGCCGACCTCTGCGCGCTCTATCACGGGATGGGTCTGCCGATTCTCGAAGGCTACGGCCTGACCGAGACCTCGCCCGTCGTGGCGGTCAACCCGCCCGAGGCGCCGAAAGTCGGCACCATCGGGCCGCCGGTGGTGGACGCCGAAGTTCGAGTCGATAGCTCGGTGGTGTCCGAGGAGACCTTCGGCGGCACCGACGGCGAGGTCGGCGAACTCCTCGTGAAGGGACCGAACGTCACCGAGGGCTACTGGGAGATGCCGGACGCGACGGAGCGGGCGTTCACGGAGGACGACTCGGGCGAGCGGTGGTTCCGTACCGGCGACATCGTGGAACTCCGCCACGACGACTACGTCGAGTTCCGCGAACGAGCCAAGGAACTGCTGGTCCTCTCGACCGGCAAGAACGTCGCGCCGGGACCCATCGAGGACGCCTTCGCGGCCAGCGACGTGGTCGAACAGGCGGTCGTCATCGGCGACGGCCACAAGTTCGTCTCCGCGCTCGTGGTCCCGAACTTCGAGGGCGTCCGCAAGCGCGCCGAGAGCGAGGGCATCGACCTGCCTGACGACGACCGAGACCTCACCCGTCACGACCGCGTCCGGGCGTGGATGGACGAGGAGGTCGAGCGCGTCAACCGGCAGTTCGAGTCCCACGAGCAGATAAAGCAGTTCCGCGTGGTCGGCGAGGAGTTCACCGAGGAGAACGGCCTGCTGACCCCGACGATGAAGAAGAAGCGCCGGAACATCCTGAAGCGGTTCGCCGACGAGATAGACGAGATTTACGAGCGCGAGTACGAGGAAGCCTGAGGGCGACTATCTCATCGGACTCTCGTATCGACTCTCTCCGAGACCCGTTTCGCGTCCGGGAGGTGGGCCAGCGTAATCACTCGACCGTCGGAGGTTCGAATCCGAACCGTACCGGTCCCCGATAATCGCCCGGACAGGCCTCTCGTGACGGTAACCGTCTCGATTTCGTCGTACGCCACTCGCCATTGCGGTGTCGCCAGACAGCGGTCGTATCCCGCGACGCTCCGCTCGGAAAGCCCGTACTCCATAGACCCGTACTGGACGTACTGCTCGATTCCCTTTCCGGCGGTAATAGCCGCGACTATCCCCACGACGATACTCGTCGCAACGGGTACGCCGGTCGCTCCCTGAAGCAGGAACCACAGCGGAAACAGGACAAAAATCCCGTGTACGGACAGTGCGTATCCAAGTCCGATTAGGAGTCCGCCGAGACGGACCGCTCGCCCGTTGGGGAAGAAACGAGCGGTCGGTTCTTCGTCCGGCGTCTCGATAGTCGTCCGTGCCGACTCCTCGTCGGTGCCGAGACGGTTGGCGACGATGTCGGAGACGCGACTCGCGGTCGGTCCCGTCCGGTACCGATACAGGTCGTATCCGAGTTTGACACCGACGACCCCGACGAACGCGACCACGTCGCTGGTCTCGGTGCTGACGAGGGCTTCGACGACCGACGCGAACGCCCACATCGTGAGCAAGTAGGTAGCCGGGCCCGCCGCTACTGCTTGCGCCGACACCTCTCGGTACTCCTCGTCGCCGAGATACTCGGACCGGAACGTGACGCCGCGAGCGACGAACGCGCCGACGGCACCCACTAGTACCGTTCCTACGACCAGTTCGCTGGGGGTCCACGCCAGTAATTCCTGCCCCTGTAAGACGAACAGTGAGTATCCGGAGAACGCCCAGACCCCGCCGAGGATAGCGAGCAGGCCGACCGTGTGGGGGACGTTTCTGGGGTACACCCGCGGACCACCTCTCCAGAGGCGGACACCGCCGCGTTTCTCGAACAGGCCGTCGAGGGGGACTCGCGTGCTGTGGATAGTAGAGCGTCGTTCGGCGAACAGGGCTTCGACGCCGGACCAACAGAGTACGATTCCTATCTCGACCCAGTACAGCAGTAGTAGCGCGACGACGTCCCAACCGAGAGCGAGTACGCCGACTAATGGAAACAAGTTCGTTCCGACTATCCCGACGACCGGGAGTCGTTCGTCGCGTGTTCGGCCGGGTCGCACTTCTTATCGTCTCCGTAGCATCCATAAATATGATTCCGTTGCGTCGTTCCATCCAACAACATCCGCTGAAGGAAACGATGCTCGAATCCCCGTCTCAGAAGGTCGAGAGCGTACTCTGACCGGAGTCCGAGAACAGCGTCCCGTCGGTCAGCATCTCCTCGACGGTGCGGTCGATTTCGGCCTGCACGGCCGCCAGTTCCGGTATCGTCCGCTCGTTGTAGGCGCGCTTGGAGGTGTCGGTGTGTTCGGGGACGATTTCGTGGGCGCGCATCGAGAGGTCGGCCAGTCGCCGACTCGCCTCGGTCTCGCGATACTCCGGCAGTTCGAGCTTCGAGACGACCGTCTTCGAGAGGCTGGCTTTGCCTTCGGAGGCGACGTTCTTCAGCGACCGCTGGTATATCGCCGAGTTGAGCAGGGCACAGAGGAAGTGGGCCTCGCGCTCGCTCCCGGCCGCGACGAACATGTAGTGGTCGCCCGGGACGACCAGTTTCTCGCCGAGGTCGTCGTCCTCGACGGTCGAGACG
Encoded proteins:
- a CDS encoding DUF6498-containing protein, whose translation is MRPGRTRDERLPVVGIVGTNLFPLVGVLALGWDVVALLLLYWVEIGIVLCWSGVEALFAERRSTIHSTRVPLDGLFEKRGGVRLWRGGPRVYPRNVPHTVGLLAILGGVWAFSGYSLFVLQGQELLAWTPSELVVGTVLVGAVGAFVARGVTFRSEYLGDEEYREVSAQAVAAGPATYLLTMWAFASVVEALVSTETSDVVAFVGVVGVKLGYDLYRYRTGPTASRVSDIVANRLGTDEESARTTIETPDEEPTARFFPNGRAVRLGGLLIGLGYALSVHGIFVLFPLWFLLQGATGVPVATSIVVGIVAAITAGKGIEQYVQYGSMEYGLSERSVAGYDRCLATPQWRVAYDEIETVTVTRGLSGRLSGTGTVRIRTSDGRVITLAHLPDAKRVSERVDTRVR
- a CDS encoding Gfo/Idh/MocA family protein; protein product: MGVQLTEPIRIGIVGAGNRGRNHAARYDSIPGAEVVAVADVDEAKARALAEQCGAESYPDHESMLDAADLDAANVCVHTTLHADIAVDALEAGAHVFCEKPMAGSYADAHRMSEAADRTGQRLAVQNQLLYTAETRAAKALADAGELGRIYHGIAARSPGFAFGGDGDPEEVPLGARRRGTPYVDGYGSPPFVREETAGGGVVLDLGSYTVGQLLYLMGSPDGDPPAVERVRGETFQTVPERFDAEGGTGESSEYARRIEESGYDVEDVSAAFVTFEDGSVLSVRASWSRYMEDESSAVVGTEGGVRLDSFEYFSTVADVEMRASADLEEYLFRKQFLDGERGRAAYESGIWADPLYHWVESLRGRADPLPTDDLALESMVVTDGIYRSAELGREVTREEVVEGADGNSGAE
- a CDS encoding long-chain fatty acid--CoA ligase gives rise to the protein MEWRDAEREYDDEVVGQSTMARLFEESAARHENRPAQQYKGAVYDRSLAGTAFPAAAAGEFRSLSYAEMRDVVRSLAAGFRDLGVKADDRVGIFADTRMEWAQADFGLLAAGAVVTTVYRGSSPNQVQYLLGDPDADGVVVENAELLDRVVSVQDSLDLEFAVVMDELGDRGASVADEAAFEVLTLGDLYERGSEAFDRESYESWVDARDPEDLATLIYTSGTTGKPKGVKLTHRNFRSNVNQCYKRFGPRPDKTDVPAIDENARTVSFLPLAHVLERLAGHFLMFAAGATVAYAESPETIQEDFQAVEPTTGTSVPRVYERMYDAVRAKAESSAVGERLFEWASEVGREYFETENPGAVLRAKRAVADALVFRKVRNALGGNIDFLISGGGSLSADLCALYHGMGLPILEGYGLTETSPVVAVNPPEAPKVGTIGPPVVDAEVRVDSSVVSEETFGGTDGEVGELLVKGPNVTEGYWEMPDATERAFTEDDSGERWFRTGDIVELRHDDYVEFRERAKELLVLSTGKNVAPGPIEDAFAASDVVEQAVVIGDGHKFVSALVVPNFEGVRKRAESEGIDLPDDDRDLTRHDRVRAWMDEEVERVNRQFESHEQIKQFRVVGEEFTEENGLLTPTMKKKRRNILKRFADEIDEIYEREYEEA